In a genomic window of Branchiostoma floridae strain S238N-H82 chromosome 19, Bfl_VNyyK, whole genome shotgun sequence:
- the LOC118407085 gene encoding uncharacterized protein LOC118407085: MMFLHQVFTGTAEPVTVLLVMSGGVIAMNPVTYGTYQSLEDTAGDRRRRAHFVPNRSQTPSIPEENTADKEDREVESAFDNNTDNMERSPLLTREPCPSDQNANKRTQRDEQVAVRPRLTRPQSAPNGVLSGALYSYSNMQALDADLEARLDGRGRSASALSLTSQMELHTSDDHWFTVSKGTRKLFRQMKIGVLFLMVIAFSIMFGSIPEGNQHPETIAVSRSQPFHENIDVDMLSGVVKLGVDGPFDLLTSMDATSTNSINVTLRCNVTGNATLKVLETALLHTS, translated from the exons ATGATGTTTTTGCACCAGGTGTTCACAGGTACAGCAG AACCTGTTACTGTCCTATTGGTGATGAGCGGAGGTGTGATCGCCATGAATCCTGTCACCTACGGAACGTATCAAAGTCTTGAAGACACGGCCGGGGACAGGAGAAGACGTGCACATTTTGTACCGAACCGATCGCAGACGCCGTCGATTCCCGAGGAGAATACTGCGGACAAAGAGGACAGAGAGGTTGAATCTGCTTTTGATAACAATACTGACAATATGGAGAGAAGTCCACTGCTGACGAGAGAGCCTTGCCCAAGTGATCAAAATGCGAACAAAAGAACCCAAAGAGATGAACAAGTGGCAGTTAGGCCGAGGCTTACCAGACCACAATCTGCACCAAATGG TGTACTATCAGGAGCCCTGTACAGCTACAGCAATATGCAAGCTCTGGACGCAGACTTGGAGGCACGGCTGGACGGGCGGGGGCGCAGTGCTAGTGCCTTGTCTTTAACATCCCAGATGGAACTTCACACCAGTGATGACCATTGGTTCACAGTATCCAAGGGTACAAG GAAGTTATTCAGACAGATGAAGATAGGAGTCCTGTTCCTTATGGTCATAGCCTTCTCA ATAATGTTTGGCAGTATCCCAGAAGGCAATCAGCATCCCGAGACCATTGCTGTTTCTAGGTCACAACCATTCC ATGAAAATATAGATGTTGACATGTTGTCCGGTGTGGTAAAACTAGGTGTGGACGGACCGTTCGACCTGCTGACCAGTATGGATGCCACTTCCACCAACTCCATCAACGTGACCTTACGATGCAACGTGACAGGAAATGCGACATTAAAA gtcctggagacagctttGTTACACACTTCctga